The uncultured Fusobacterium sp. DNA segment AACTATTCCTAGAGCAAAGATAGAAACTCTTTTAAAAGCTCCACCTGAAAACATATTAATGTATCCTAGTATATCGCTTTGCTCTGTCATAGCCGTAAGTCTGTCTACATCTATGCCAGGAGCTGGAATATATGTTCCAACTCTAGCAACTAAGAACATTAACAAGGTGAAGATAATTCTATCCCTAAGCTCAGGAATATGATAGATGCTACTCAATTTTGCTGTAAATTTTTCCATCAAAGTCAAAACAACTTCACCCCGCTTTGTAAACTAACAAGTTAAATTATTCTTACTTATTGTTTTTAGCAACATCAGCAAAAGTTTTAACTTCTATAATTTCTACAGATCCACCTTTAGCTTCGATAGCTGCTTTAGCAGATGCAGAAACTTTGTGAGCTTTTACAGTTACTTTTTTATCTAAAGTTCCATTTCCTAAAACTTTGATTCCATCTTTTAATTCTCTTACTAATCCAGTTTCGAATAAAAGTTCTGGAGTAACTACTGCTCCATCTTCAAATTTATTTAATAAATCTAAGCTTATTAAAGCATAGTCTTTTTTGAATATAGCGTTAGAGAAACCTCTTTTGGGAACTCTTCTATAGATAGGCATTTGTCCACCTTCAAAGTAAGTTTTAACTCCTCCACCTGCTCTTGAGTTTTGTCCGTTACTTCCTTTTCCAGATGTTTTTCCTAATCCTGAAGATTCTCCTCTTCCAACTCTTTTTCTTGCTTTTCTAGGTACAGAAGGCATTAATTCATTTAATTTCATCTTATGCTTGCACCTCCTCTACTTTAAGTAAGTAAGAAACTTGAGCAAGTTTTCCTTTTAATTCAGGAGTTTCAACATGCTCCACTACATCATTCATCTTCTTAAGCCCTAGCGACTTTACAGTTGCTATGTGGTTAGGCTTTCTTCCGATTATGCTTTTTACAAGCTCTATTCTAAGCTTTACCATCTAAATTCCCTCCTAGCTTAAGATATCTTTAACTTCTTTTCCTCTTAGTGCAGCTATTTGTTCAGCTGTTCTAAG contains these protein-coding regions:
- the rplO gene encoding 50S ribosomal protein L15, translated to MKLNELMPSVPRKARKRVGRGESSGLGKTSGKGSNGQNSRAGGGVKTYFEGGQMPIYRRVPKRGFSNAIFKKDYALISLDLLNKFEDGAVVTPELLFETGLVRELKDGIKVLGNGTLDKKVTVKAHKVSASAKAAIEAKGGSVEIIEVKTFADVAKNNK
- the rpmD gene encoding 50S ribosomal protein L30, with the protein product MVKLRIELVKSIIGRKPNHIATVKSLGLKKMNDVVEHVETPELKGKLAQVSYLLKVEEVQA